One Phocoena sinus isolate mPhoSin1 chromosome 14, mPhoSin1.pri, whole genome shotgun sequence genomic region harbors:
- the FICD gene encoding protein adenylyltransferase FICD, which translates to MTLMSMASVMAVTEPKWVSVWGRFLWVILLSMVLGSLMALLLPLGAMEEQCLAVLKGFYLLRSKLDRAQPAVTKCTSPSTELSVTSRDAALLVVKTKASPASKLEAKAALNQALEMKRQGKREKAHKLFLHALNMDPGFVDALNEFGIFSEEERDIIQADYLYTRALTIAPHHKKALVNRDRTLPLVEEIDQRYFSIIDSKVKKVMSIPKGNSALRRVMEETYYHHIYHTVAIEGNTLTLSEIRHILETRYAVPGKSLEEQNEVIGMHAAMKYVNTTLLSRIGSVSISDVLEIHRRVLGYVDPVEAGRFRTTQVLVGHHVPPHPQEVEKQMQELIQWLNSEDAMNLHPVEFAALAHYKLVYIHPFIDGNGRTSRLLMNLILMQAGYPPITIRKEQRSEYYHVLEVANEGDVRPFIRFIAKCTETTLDTLLFATTEYPVALPEARPNHSRFKETLPVKP; encoded by the exons ATGACACTCATGTCGATGGCTTCAGTGATGGCGGTGACTGAACCAAAATGGGTCTCAGTCTGGGGCCGCTTCCTGTGGGTGATACTGCTGAGCATGGTGCTGGGCTCCCTGATGGCCCTGCTGCTGCCGCTGGGGGCCATGGAGGAGCAGTGTCTGGCTGTGCTCAAAGGCTTCTACCTGCTCAGGAGCAAGTTGGACAGGGCCCAGCCTGCTGTCACCAAGTGCACCAGCCCATCCACGGAGCTCAGTGTCACCTCCAGGGATGCAGCACTGCTGGTGGTCAAGACCAAGGCCTCTCCAG CCAGCAAGTTAGAAGCCAAAGCAGCTTTGAACCAAGCCCTGGAAATGAAACGCCAGGGCAAGCGGGAGAAAGCCCACAAGCTCTTCCTGCATGCCCTCAACATGGACCCGGGCTTCGTGGACGCGCTCAATGAGTTCGGCATCTTCTCAGAAGAGGAGAGGGACATCATCCAGGCTGACTACCTGTACACCAGAGCACTGACCATCGCGCCCCACCACAAGAAGGCGCTGGTCAACCGCGACCGCACGCTGCCGCTGGTGGAGGAGATTGACCAGCGGTACTTCAGCATCATCGACAGCAAAGTGAAGAAGGTCATGTCCATCCCCAAGGGCAACTCGGCACTGCGCCGGGTCATGGAGGAGACGTACTACCACCACATCTACCACACAGTGGCCATCGAAGGCAACACTCTCACCCTCTCAGAGATCAGGCACATCCTGGAGACCCGCTATGCCGTGCCGGGGAAGAGCCTGGAGGAGCAGAATGAGGTCATCGGCATGCACGCGGCCATGAAGTACGTCAACACGACGCTGCTCTCCCGCATCGGCTCTGTCAGCATCAGCGACGTGCTGGAGATCCACCGGCGGGTGCTGGGGTACGTGGATCCCGTGGAAGCTGGCCGCTTTCGCACGACCCAGGTCCTGGTGGGCCACCACGTCCCGCCCCACCCTCAGGAGGTGGAGAAGCAGATGCAGGAGTTGATACAGTGGCTCAACTCGGAGGACGCCATGAACCTGCACCCGGTGGAGTTTGCGGCCCTGGCCCACTATAAACTCGTCTACATCCACCCCTTCATCGACGGCAACGGCAGGACCTCGCGCCTGCTCATGAACCTCATCCTCATGCAGGCGGGCTACCCGCCCATCACCATCCGCAAGGAGCAGAGGTCCGAGTACTACCACGTGCTGGAGGTGGCCAACGAAGGTGACGTGAGGCCATTCATCCGCTTCATTGCCAAGTGCACGGAGACAACCCTGGACACCCTGCTCTTTGCCACCACAGAGTACCCTGTGGCACTGCCAGAGGCCAGACCCAACCACTCTAGGTTCAAGGAGACGCTGCCTGTGAAGCCCTAA